The window cctcttttacacgcatataaactataaacttACCGCGCTGATGCTGCTTCTTCTAACCTCCACAAAAAATTCTGGGTTGGTTAAAAACTCTGATGGACTTAACCTTCACCCACCAACAACATACTGAACCGATTCCACTTACAAATCTTTCCCCCACCCCCTCCGTTTGCTTCAACCCTTTTTCCAATTTGGGCAACTGGGTTTCCAAGTCCGCTCGAAAACTCTGCCACAGGCCTCGATTCTCATCTGGGTTTTGCTGCAGAGGGCTGGAATACAGGGGAATGGTCGTGAATAACTCTGCGTTTTTGGAAGTTGTTGCTATGGAAATTGAagtaaaagaagagaagtgcgatgtgtttgatgaaaagACTGCCTCAATTTCAAGTTCTGATTTGTTGAAACCTGTGGAAACAGAGGAGGTGGAGGAACGGAGTTTGAAAGATGAAGagtcgtcgtcgtcgtcgtcttcttcttcttcctcttcctcttcctcttcctcttcctcttcctcttcctcttcttcaacatcAGCAGCTTCAATGGGATGGCCTCTTCACGAAACGGTGGTTGAAGGTGAAGAAGACAGAGTGGTGGAGAGGGAAGTGTCAACAGACTCAGGTATGGTGATGGTGACGTGTTAATAGCACAAGATGAATTAATGATATTGTGGATTTGTGGTGATGAAATTTGATGATGATTTTTAGAAACAGAGATGATGAAAGAGAGGTTTTCAAAGCTGTTGCTGGGTGAAGATATGTCAGGGAGTGGAAATGGAGTCTGTACTGCTTTGGCTATATCCAATGCCATTACCAATCTCTGTGGTATGTCAACACCTTTAaatcctatatatatatattatcaaaaagTTTTCTAATCAACTCAtgtttattcttaaatttttaatttcaggGCATTCCATTCTAAAAAACGCCTTGTTGCACTTTTATCGTATTCTCAATTTCTACTAAACTCACACACTACTTTCAAAAAAGATGTCAAGAACAAAAATCTCTTACCATTCACTAGTTTTCAccactaaatatataattgtaattattttgaattaattaattgaaataaaccCAAAGAAGGGTGTAAAGATTTTAATCTTTTACCTCAAACACATGTCAATTATTATTGCttagttagatttttttttctagttaaAGTACATAGAGATGAATGGATGagttcaaatttgaaatccacctttttattgtctatttgtttgtatattttcaaatctttgcAAACTTATTTACTTCTGTAACTAATAACTTTGTTGGTTGAGAAATgagctttcaatttttaattatttataattttcatgaaTATGTATTGTCCAAATGGCTAATGGTATACTATTAgtaaattgttttcttcttcagctCAGCGAATGATTTTGCTAACTTATTTATGACTATGTGTCTGATTCTGATAAAGTAAGTGAGAATTGGTTAAAATGTATACTTCAACTTAAAGGGTTAAGAATATCCTATCATTTtgtttatcaaaataataaaagttttaacccaagaataaagaagaaaattctgATGGTTGGGTTGTTGAACTTGAAGGCAGTGTATTTGGACAGTTATGGAGATTAGAACCTTTGGAAGCAGAGAGAAAAGCAATGTGGGGAAGAGAGATGGAATTTTTGCTTTGTGTTAGCAATCACATCGTTGAACTGATTCCCATTTGGCAGACATTCCCAGATGGAACCAAGCTTGAGGTTCATTTCACTTCATTTCAGTTCAATTCAATTCTATCTATTaccaaaaaaaacttagtagtcttttattttcttctttctttccatcatCATCACTCACCAGATCATGACTTGCCGCCCCCGTTCAGATCTTTACGTCAATCTCCCAGCTCTTCGCAAACTAGACCACATGCTCCTCGTAAGTTcatatttaaactaaataccctcttttgtttcttcctcACTAAAGTTTTCATAATTTCCACTGCAGGATATCTTGGACAGTTTTGTTGATTCTGAGTTCTGCTACATTGATCAAGGGATACTTGCCACGGATCAAACCGATGCCTCTTCCTCTTTCCGTAAACTTCTCGAGCGCCAAGACGACAAATGGTGGCTCCCTATTCCAAGAGTTCCTAATGGAGGCCTCTCTGAAGCTTCAACAAGGCACCTACAACACAAGCGAGACTGCACGAATCAAATTCTTAAAGCTGCCATGGCCATCAACTCTGTTACTTTAGCTGACATGGACGTCCCCATTTCATATTTGGAAGGTCTTCCAAAAGTAAGCcaattgtataatttaaacataCTATATCATTTAATGCAACATCAACATCATCGATACCCTGTTTCAGAATGGAAGAGCTAGCTTGGGAGAAGCGATTTACAAGTACATTTCTTCAGATGAATTTTCCCCTGCTTTGTTATTGGAATGTCTAGACATATCTTCTGAACACCAAGCCATAGAAATAGCCAACCGAGTTGAGAGCGCAATGTATGCATGGCGCACCAAAGGAATAGCCTCCAATAATTCAAAATCGTCTTGGGAAATGCTTAAAGAACTGATGATCGATGCAGACAAGAGCGAAGTATTAGCTGAAAGAGCAGAATTAGTACTTCTTTGCCTCAAGCAACAGTTTCCTAATCTCCCTCAAACAAGCCTAGACATGAGCAAAATCCAATACAACAAGGTGGGtgtgtttctttctttgtctGTTACCATACTGAGaattttccaataaaatttggttcttttttgttgttgttgttgtttaggATGTCGGGAAAGCTATACTAGAGAGCTATTCAAGAGTGCTGGAGAGCTTGGCTTATAACATTGTGGCACGTATTGAAGATCTGCTTTATGTGAATGAATTGACGAAGCATTCAGATCAAATTCCTGGGATTTCCCAACTGGGAATTGTTGCTCATAATAGCAGTAATCGAATACATATCTCGATGCCATTTTCCACTTCTCCTTACAACACGAATTTCATAAAACCCAGTTTTTCGTCTGTGGATCTTGTTGGAACCAGATCGCCCATACCCAAACCTCCGCAATGTGGTCTTGAAGAATCAGAAAAATCTGACTAATTACAAAGTTCTCTGTAGAATAACACAATACAAAGATTCAAAGGAAAGCATACTTCGTCTGCTGTAAATTTGGATTTTCAATATTGGTTTAAGAAATATAGTTATGATTAAAGTATATGcacctttcaatttcaaagatGTCGTTGTAGTATAGTGGTAAGTATTCCCGCCTGTCACGCGGGTGACCCGGGTTCGATCCCCGGCAACGGcgttttataaaaattcctttcttttttctatactTCCAACAAGTTATAGGAGACGGGTTCGATTCTGTCAAGTCCCaatgtttaaaatgttaatggGTGAGACGACATCTGttcactttattttttgaagtatttaatCTAAATTACACTTTAAAGGATTTCTTTTTGCCCTTCACATTCTCAATAACTATCTATTGATCTTGCCCTCCAAAATATCTCTTTCTTatgttacatttttctttgattcctaatttttcttcttatcatTTCATACACTATCATTATTTATagctctatttttttaatggaaaaaaaaaattctaaaatttttttatacacaTCCTTTAACAAATACATTCCCTTTATAACTGCagttcaaatttcattttgttaaagaagttAAACTCTTTCATAGGGAAcactaattttttgtttttgcttttatatgattaaaaatatattttatttataaaattcttttagaaGATATAATTTATACTCACATTTTGTTTAGAGTATTAGATTACAATATATGAATTCTTTCTAGTATTAGATTAATGAATGTACTTAATactctattattattgaatttgattcaaaattatttgaatttcattttaagaaaatataatttctaacaaatttcattttaagaataaataatttctaaaGTTGAAGgtacatacatataaatataattgattttttctttttaattttgattttttctttttaatttctcgtTTCTCCCTGTAGATAACCTAACCTATTTGATAATACCTTATGAACATtcgattttttaaataaaaacaagatttttGTATAAACAGTCCGCATTTCCATCTTTTACCTTTACATTTCCATCAATCGACATCGATATGTTCACATTCTTATCGATCTAATATTGACATAAGAGACGAATTGACCTCATATTCAACTTTATCATGTAACACAACTCACATCAGGCCAGTTCACATAAAGATGTCTTTTAACATGTGgcaataatttttaattggaGGTAGAGTTTCAAAACGCAACCTCTTTTACTTTAAAAGAATGTATATGCTGAAGTGGGTAAATTACCACAAACACATTTATGCACACTTACACCAATAGAAGAAACATCTGAGAATTATACATTGGATAGGGTCATTAAAGTATAAGAAAAGATGGGATGAGTATATGAAGATAAGGATAAGACTATATCCTATGCGCAAACAATTCCAGATTCTCTTGTCTTCATATCCATTtcttaccaaatatatattttatatacagACTTCAAATACAACTTGATAAACATTCTACTTCTTTGCTGGAATGATGTTAATAACCATTATCATGATAGTGTAACATCCTCTTTTTAAGTACAACAAATGTTACGTATAAAAGTTTGAACCTCTCCAACTTTAAAAGTAGATGTCTCGACTACCATTTTGGCTGGTAAAATCCTGTATGATTCATCTCcatgtattatatttattgtaatgGAGTGTGTGTTGCACCTGCAAAAAAGCATATGAATAAAAGGATCTAATAGCTAACTTAACTTGCATTTTGAGATTAATGTTTGCTTTTAACCAAAGGATTTGTAGTAAAACCTTGATGGCGGGGTGTGAGTTTCTCAATAGTAAAGAGAGCCTGCATTTTTAGAACACAATAGAATGGAAATAAATAAGCGAAAGTCGGTTTCCATATAAAAAAGacaagtaaatattttgaaatgttattcAATAAACCGTCGCAATCTAGCTGCTGTACtgagaaaattttggttgtgaCAAATAATCAAACACCTTATTGGCATATACCTTGCCACCAATTTCCTCTAGAAGCACCGCCAGAATCATCTTCTCCCCCATGATCTCTCTTTAACTAGCAACATAGAAGAGTATCGTTCAGAACAAATAATGGAtgatttttacaaaaaataatgcGACACTCACAGGGGAGTTGAACCCAGTTGCTGGATTTTGAGTATAGACATCCTGACCACCATAGTAGATTGAAGAACTAAGATGACATGGGTTTGTTCTCTGTTCTTGATAAAACGAACCCATCTCTCTGCTTGATGTGCTCCCATTCTTGCATTCCTTATATTTGGAATTTCCttctaaacaaacaaacagagTTAGCAATAAACTTGCTCAAAATTTGGCTAATTTAGGTGCGAGATACATTTTACGAAGTCCAACAATTTGTGTGATGTAACTAACCAGTTTTGGGGAAGTATGAAAGAGCAGGTGATTTACCACCGACTTCGGAGTGCTGGCCGGAGGGCTTCCCCAAAGACAAAACCCCAAAAATAAGTTAAACCCACTGCTTAAAAGTGCATGAATATAGAAAGAATGAAGGGAGTGAAAGTAGCAACTAgataaaacaaagaataataatataccttgaaagaagaagagaaaacagGGCCAAAAATGTGATTAGAAGAGAGTGAAGAAGTGTCTCTGATCCCAAAGAGATCAGAAGTGAAGGAAAAAGATGAGGCATCGGATGGTTTCTTCTCCGACATATTTCAGAAAAGGAATCAGTTGCCGTCGCCggaacaaaatataacaaggaGGGGAAAGAAAAGGATTAGTGAAAGCCATTGTATTGCATACCCATCTAtttatagaaacaaatttcgGCAAACCACCGACCTATTATTATATGCATAATTTTGTCACATCATACATTTGAAACCTACAAACTGGTGTGCTGCCACAACCttcaaaattctatttcaCAAGTCAAGACAACACGTTCATATCACATTCAATAAATTAACTTCAATGGTAATAAAAACCCTTATATGTATAAATGTGAATTCT of the Cucumis sativus cultivar 9930 chromosome 3, Cucumber_9930_V3, whole genome shotgun sequence genome contains:
- the LOC101220657 gene encoding uncharacterized protein LOC101220657 isoform X2 gives rise to the protein MSEKKPSDASSFSFTSDLFGIRDTSSLSSNHIFGPVFSSSFKPSGQHSEVGGKSPALSYFPKTGNSKYKECKNGSTSSREMGSFYQEQRTNPCHLSSSIYYGGQDVYTQNPATGFNSPLKRDHGGEDDSGGASRGNWWQGSLYY
- the LOC101220657 gene encoding uncharacterized protein LOC101220657 isoform X1; amino-acid sequence: MSEKKPSDASSFSFTSDLFGIRDTSSLSSNHIFGPVFSSSFKPSGQHSEVGGKSPALSYFPKTEGNSKYKECKNGSTSSREMGSFYQEQRTNPCHLSSSIYYGGQDVYTQNPATGFNSPLKRDHGGEDDSGGASRGNWWQGSLYY
- the LOC101222785 gene encoding rop guanine nucleotide exchange factor 7 isoform X1: MDLTFTHQQHTEPIPLTNLSPTPSVCFNPFSNLGNWVSKSARKLCHRPRFSSGFCCRGLEYRGMVVNNSAFLEVVAMEIEVKEEKCDVFDEKTASISSSDLLKPVETEEVEERSLKDEESSSSSSSSSSSSSSSSSSSSSSSSSTSAASMGWPLHETVVEGEEDRVVEREVSTDSETEMMKERFSKLLLGEDMSGSGNGVCTALAISNAITNLCGSVFGQLWRLEPLEAERKAMWGREMEFLLCVSNHIVELIPIWQTFPDGTKLEIMTCRPRSDLYVNLPALRKLDHMLLDILDSFVDSEFCYIDQGILATDQTDASSSFRKLLERQDDKWWLPIPRVPNGGLSEASTRHLQHKRDCTNQILKAAMAINSVTLADMDVPISYLEGLPKNGRASLGEAIYKYISSDEFSPALLLECLDISSEHQAIEIANRVESAMYAWRTKGIASNNSKSSWEMLKELMIDADKSEVLAERAELVLLCLKQQFPNLPQTSLDMSKIQYNKDVGKAILESYSRVLESLAYNIVARIEDLLYVNELTKHSDQIPGISQLGIVAHNSSNRIHISMPFSTSPYNTNFIKPSFSSVDLVGTRSPIPKPPQCGLEESEKSD
- the LOC101222785 gene encoding rop guanine nucleotide exchange factor 7 isoform X2, coding for MDLTFTHQQHTEPIPLTNLSPTPSVCFNPFSNLGNWVSKSARKLCHRPRFSSGFCCRGLEYRGMVVNNSAFLEVVAMEIEVKEEKCDVFDEKTASISSSDLLKPVETEEVEERSLKDEESSSSSSSSSSSSSSSSSSSSSSSSSTSAASMGWPLHETVVEGEEDRVVEREVSTDSEMMKERFSKLLLGEDMSGSGNGVCTALAISNAITNLCGSVFGQLWRLEPLEAERKAMWGREMEFLLCVSNHIVELIPIWQTFPDGTKLEIMTCRPRSDLYVNLPALRKLDHMLLDILDSFVDSEFCYIDQGILATDQTDASSSFRKLLERQDDKWWLPIPRVPNGGLSEASTRHLQHKRDCTNQILKAAMAINSVTLADMDVPISYLEGLPKNGRASLGEAIYKYISSDEFSPALLLECLDISSEHQAIEIANRVESAMYAWRTKGIASNNSKSSWEMLKELMIDADKSEVLAERAELVLLCLKQQFPNLPQTSLDMSKIQYNKDVGKAILESYSRVLESLAYNIVARIEDLLYVNELTKHSDQIPGISQLGIVAHNSSNRIHISMPFSTSPYNTNFIKPSFSSVDLVGTRSPIPKPPQCGLEESEKSD